From the genome of uncultured Bacteroides sp.:
AATTCAGATATAGGACACGCAGCATCCGGAGTAAACGGACCATTAATATAAGGCTCAAGCGTAGATAAATCTATTTCAATGATACGATCATAATATTTTTCTGGAGCAGCATATACTTCTGGGTCAGCCTGCAAATCAACAGCAATTGCATCTGCCATATCAGCAACTTCAGTACGTTCAGTTGCACGAAGATATTCAGATATTTGAGCATCATAAGCAAAAACAGAAGTAGTAGCACCAACTTCTGCACCCATATTACAAATGGTAGCTTTACCTGTAGCAGAAAGAGATGCAGCACCTTCTCCAAAGTATTCAATAATTGCATTGGTTCCACCTTTTACAGTTAAGATTCCAGCCAACTTTAAAATAACATCTTTAGGAGAAGCCCATCCATTCATTTTTCCGGTTAACTTCACGCCAATCAGTTTAGGCATCTTTAGCTCCCACTCCATTCCGGTCATTACATCAACAGCATCTGCGCCGCCTACACCAATGGCAATCATTCCCAAGCCACCGGCATTAGGAGTATGAGAGTCTGTTCCAACCATCATTCCACCTGGAAAAGCATAATTTTCCAATACTACCTGATGGATAATTCCGGCACCCGGTTTCCAGAAGCCTATACCATATTTAGAAGAAACATCCCTAAGGAAATCATATACTTCTTTATTTGTTGAGGTTGCAGTTTCAATATCTACCCCTGCACCTTTATATGCCTGTATTAAATGGTCGCAATGCACTGTAGCAGGTACTGCTGATTTAGTTTTTCCTGCATTCATAAACTGCAGCAAAGCCATCTGAGCAGTGGCGTCTTGCATAGCAACACGATCAGGACGGAAGTTTACATAATCTTCACCACGATGGAAAGTAGTTGTTTGATTTACATCATATAGATGAGCATATAGTATTTTTTCAGCTAAAGTCATAGGGCGACCAATGTTCTTACGAGACGAAGCAACCCTATCTACAAAAGAGGAGTAAAATCTCTTTAGCATTTCAATGTCATGTACCATGAGATTATTTTTATATGTTAAGAAATAAAGCTATATAACTTCCTTTTTGTTTTAAATACTGTATATTATTTCAATTTTATTCACAAAAAGGCTTATTTTACGTTACAATCGCAAAGTTAAAGAATATTTTCAAGAAAACAATTCAATAATACATTATTGCCATTACAAATTATAAGAATTAACTTTGTAGGAATATTAATGAAGAAAATATGAATAACGATAAAAATTATAAAGGACATATTGCTATGTTGGTGGCAAGTATAATCTGGGGACTTAACGCACCTATTGGAAAAGCAGCTTTAGATTTCGGCATTCCTCCTCTGGCTCTCACCACATTTCGTTTCTTTGGAGCAGCCATTGCATTCTGGTTTATATCGCTCTTTACAAAAAAAGAGCGAGTTAAAAATGAAGATCTGCTAATGCTTTTCTTTGCAGCTCTTTTTGGTATTGTGCTTAATCAGGGAACATTTATTTTCGGCCTTTCATTGACCTCTCCAATCGATGCTTCTATAGTTACTACCATGGCTCCTATTGTTACTATGATTGTTGCTGCTATTGTACTTAAAGAACCAATTACAGGAAAAAAAGTTCTGGGAGTATTCGTTGGAGCCATTGGAGCATTAATACTTATACTAACCAGTCAGGCAGGTACAGGAGGCAAATCGGGGAACATTGCCGGTGATTTGCTTTGTCTTACTGCCCAACTTAGTTTTGCTATTTACTTGACTGTTTTTAAAGGCTTAATTGAAAAATACTCATCGGTTACCATTATGAAATGGATGTTTATATATGCATCTATGTGTTTCATTCCATTCTCTTATGATAATATAGCTTCCATTAATTTTGCAGCTGTGCCTTTAAAGGTATTCGGAGAGATTTCTTTTGTAGTTTTTGCAGCAACTTTTCTTGCCTATCTTTTGGTAATGACCGGACAAAAGACATTACGCCC
Proteins encoded in this window:
- a CDS encoding DMT family transporter, with the protein product MNNDKNYKGHIAMLVASIIWGLNAPIGKAALDFGIPPLALTTFRFFGAAIAFWFISLFTKKERVKNEDLLMLFFAALFGIVLNQGTFIFGLSLTSPIDASIVTTMAPIVTMIVAAIVLKEPITGKKVLGVFVGAIGALILILTSQAGTGGKSGNIAGDLLCLTAQLSFAIYLTVFKGLIEKYSSVTIMKWMFIYASMCFIPFSYDNIASINFAAVPLKVFGEISFVVFAATFLAYLLVMTGQKTLRPTIVSMYNYVQPIVASFVAVSIGMDSFGWPKTVAILFVFAGVFIVTQSKSKAQLEAELVYQEVDTQQKDNEEKED